One Pseudomonadota bacterium DNA segment encodes these proteins:
- a CDS encoding DUF4185 domain-containing protein produces RATPIPALDALLQRTSGWTGGDGAHSFALSPRLSLWLFGDTFYGEVRDQRRVAPRMVHNSAAWLRDGAFAFFPTQADLLCPKDAPLEWYWPGEGAITERGLELFCMRVRSVKGGAFGFDFDWYASDLLEIENPREAPTRWRVVSQTPGPSQGGVQLGAAVAVEGAWLYAWGLRPDDPSRSLCVARRKRDGGAWTWFCAGAWRQAGTPQPLFTEAAPEMSVSPFRGGWLAVYSPRGLSPEIALRWAPYPEGPWSDVVTAYRAPEASRGLLIYGARAHPELDGPGLVLTYNCNAPTPERLRDEASAYAPRFVRLSL; encoded by the coding sequence GCGTGCAACCCCGATCCCTGCCCTCGACGCATTGCTGCAGCGCACCTCCGGCTGGACAGGAGGAGACGGGGCCCACTCGTTCGCCCTGTCTCCCCGCCTGTCGCTTTGGCTCTTCGGCGACACCTTCTATGGCGAGGTGCGCGATCAGCGACGCGTCGCCCCCCGCATGGTGCATAACAGCGCGGCCTGGCTGCGCGACGGGGCGTTCGCGTTCTTTCCCACCCAAGCCGACCTCTTGTGCCCGAAGGACGCTCCCCTCGAATGGTACTGGCCGGGCGAGGGGGCCATCACCGAGCGCGGGCTCGAGCTGTTCTGCATGCGCGTGCGCTCGGTCAAGGGAGGCGCGTTCGGATTCGACTTCGACTGGTATGCCAGCGACCTGCTCGAAATCGAGAATCCGCGCGAAGCACCCACGCGATGGCGCGTCGTCTCACAGACGCCGGGGCCCTCGCAGGGGGGGGTGCAGCTCGGCGCCGCCGTGGCGGTTGAGGGTGCGTGGCTCTATGCCTGGGGCCTTCGCCCGGATGACCCATCGCGCAGCCTCTGCGTGGCGCGCCGGAAGCGCGACGGAGGCGCGTGGACGTGGTTCTGCGCGGGCGCCTGGAGACAGGCCGGCACGCCCCAGCCCTTGTTCACCGAAGCCGCGCCAGAGATGAGCGTGAGCCCGTTTCGCGGGGGATGGCTGGCCGTGTACAGCCCGCGCGGACTGTCACCGGAAATCGCTCTGCGCTGGGCCCCTTACCCCGAAGGGCCGTGGAGCGACGTCGTGACCGCCTATCGCGCCCCCGAGGCCAGTCGCGGGCTGCTGATCTACGGTGCGCGCGCCCATCCGGAGCTGGACGGTCCGGGGCTCGTGCTCACCTACAACTGCAATGCGCCGACGCCAGAGCGGCTGCGCGACGAAGCGTCCGCGTACGCCCCAAGATTCGTTCGGCTTTCGCTCTGA